One Panicum virgatum strain AP13 chromosome 3N, P.virgatum_v5, whole genome shotgun sequence DNA segment encodes these proteins:
- the LOC120664913 gene encoding uncharacterized protein LOC120664913, with product MALTNFILTVVGVGAAVMLLRKDVKQSATIFRRNVRHIRNWLEEESAAAAKSTERSSVKELESQAAKKDAAPKEDKH from the exons ATGGCGCTCACCAACTTCATCCTCACGGTGGTGGGGGTGGGAGCGGCGGTGATGCTGCTGCGGAAAGACGTCAAGCAGTCGGCCACCATCTTCCGCCGCAACGTGCGCCACATCCGCAACTGGCTCGAGGAggagtccgccgccgccgccaa ATCTACTGAGCGATCTTCAGTAAAGGAATTGGAGTCGCAAGCTGCCAAGAAAGATGCTGCACCCAAGGAGGACAAGCATTAG